The proteins below are encoded in one region of Tamandua tetradactyla isolate mTamTet1 chromosome 9, mTamTet1.pri, whole genome shotgun sequence:
- the PPP1CA gene encoding serine/threonine-protein phosphatase PP1-alpha catalytic subunit, whose amino-acid sequence MSDSEKLNLDSIIGRLLEVQGSRPGKNVQLTENEIRGLCLKSREIFLSQPILLELEAPLKICGDIHGQYYDLLRLFEYGGFPPESNYLFLGDYVDRGKQSLETICLLLAYKIKYPENFFLLRGNHECASINRIYGFYDECKRRYNIKLWKTFTDCFNCLPIAAIVDEKIFCCHGGLSPDLQSMEQIRRIMRPTDVPDQGLLCDLLWSDPDKDVQGWGENDRGVSFTFGAEVVAKFLHKHDLDLICRAHQVVEDGYEFFAKRQLVTLFSAPNYCGEFDNAGAMMSVDETLMCSFQILKPADKNKGKYGQFSGLNPGGRPITPPRNSAKAKK is encoded by the exons ATGTCCGACAGCGAGAAGCTCAACTTGGACTCTATCATCGGGCGCCTGCTGGAAG TGCAAGGCTCGCGGCCTGGAAAGAATGTGCAGCTGACAGAGAATGAGATCCGTGGTCTGTGCCTCAAATCCCGGGAGATTTTCCTGAGCCAGCCCATTCTTCTGGAGTTAGAGGCACCCCTCAAGATCTGCG GTGACATCCATGGTCAGTACTACGACCTTCTGCGGCTGTTTGAGTACGGCGGCTTCCCACCGGAGAGCAACTACCTCTTCCTGGGGGACTACGTGGACCGGGGCAAGCAGTCATTGGAGACTATCTGCCTGCTGCTGGCCTATAAGATCAAGTACCCTGAGAACTTCTTCCTGCTTCGTGGGAACCACGAGTGTGCCAGCATCAACCGCATCTACGGCTTCTACGATGAGT GCAAGAGACGCTACAACATTAAACTATGGAAAACCTTCACCGACTGCTTCAACTGCCTGCCTATCGCGGCCATAGTGGACGAGAAGATCTTCTGCTGCCATGGAG GCCTGTCCCCGGACCTGCAGTCCATGGAACAGATTCGGCGGATCATGCGGCCCACAGATGTGCCTGACCAGGGTCTGCTGTGCGATCTGCTGTGGTCGGACCCTGACAAGGATGTGCAGGGCTGGGGCGAGAACGACCGTGGGGTCTCCTTTACTTTTGGGGCTGAGGTGGTGGCTAAGTTCCTGCATAAGCATGACTTGGACCTCATCTGCCGGGCGCACCAG GTGGTAGAAGATGGCTACGAGTTCTTTGCCAAGCGGCAGCTGGTGACACTTTTCTCAGCTCCCAACTACTGTGGCGAGTTTGACAACGCAGGTGCCATGATGAGCGTGGATGAGACCCTCATGTGCTCCTTCCAG ATCCTCAAGCCCGCTGACAAGAACAAGGGGAAATACGGGCAGTTCAGTGGCCTGAACCCAGGGGGCCGGCCCATCACTCCACCACGTAATTCCGCCAAAGCCAAGAAGTAG
- the RAD9A gene encoding cell cycle checkpoint control protein RAD9A isoform X1 has translation MRGRGRGWAGAVRGKSSRDPSCGRWVLVGTERSWSRALRVLARGHCRVSLRPQARPRVGAMGSVRCLVTGGNVKAVFGRAVHSLSRLGDELYLEPLEDGLSLRTVNSSRSAYACFLFAPLFFQQYQAVVPGQDPLRCKVLMKSFLSVFRSLAMLEKTVEKCCISLNDRSSRLVVQLHCKYGVRKTHNLSFQDCESLQAVFDPALCSHMLRAPARVLGEAVMPFPPALAEVTLGICHGRRVSLRSYQEEEADSTVKAMVTEVSIGEEEFQQLQAQEGAAITFCLKEFRGLLSFAESANLSLSIHFDAPGRPAIFTIEDALLDGHFVLATLSEADVHSQALGSPELCQPGPQLQAHSTSHLDDFANDDIDSYMIAMETTVGSEGSRALPSLSLSPGPQPRCSPSPQSEEEDEAEPSTVPGTPPPKKFRSLFFGSILAPVHSPQGPSPVLAEDSEGEG, from the exons AtgagggggcgggggcggggctgggcaggggcgGTGCGCGGGAAGAGCTCCCGAGACCCCAGCTGCGGCCGCTGGGTCCTGGTGGGGACTGAGAGGTCCTGGTCGCGGGCCTTGAGGGTCCTCGCCCGGGGCCATTGTCGTGTGTCATTGCGGCCGCAGGCTAGGCCTCGGGTTGGAGCTATGGGCAGCGTGAGGTGTTTGGTCACCGGCGGCAACGTGAAGG cAGTGTTCGGCAGAGCCGTCCACTCCTTGTCCCGTCTCGGGGACGAGCTCTACCTGGAACCCTTGGAGGACGGG CTCTCTCTCCGGACAGTGAACTCTTCCCGCTCTGCCTACGCCTGCTTCCTCTTCGCCCCACTTTTCTTCCAGCAGTACCAGGCAGTTGTCCCAGGTCAGGATCCCTTGCGCTGTAAGGTCCTGATGAAG TCATTCCTGTCTGTCTTCCGCTCGCTGGCAATGCTGGAGAAGACCGTGGAGAAATGTTGCATCTCCCTGAATGACAGGAGCAGCCGCCTGGTGGTCCAGCTCCACTGCAAGTATG GGGTGAGGAAGACTCATAACCTGTCCTTCCAGGATTGCGAGTCCCTGCAGGCTGTCTTCGACCCAGCCTTGTGCTCCCACATGCTCCGTGCCCCAGCCAG GGTCCTGGGGGAGGCTGTTATGCCCTTCCCCCCTGCACTGGCTGAAGTGACTCTGGGTATCTGCCACGGCCGCAGAGTCAGCCTGCGTAGCTATcaggaggaggaggcag ACAGCACGGTCAAAGCCATGGTGACAGAGGTGAGCATTGGAGAAGAGGAGTTCCAGCAGCTGCAGGCCCAAGAAGGGGCAGCCATCACCTTCTGCCTCAAGGAGTTCCGG GGGCTCCTGAGCTTTGCCGAGTCAGCAAATTTGTCTCTGAGCATTCACTTTGACGCCCCGGGCAG GCCTGCTATCTTCACTATCGAGGACGCCCTACTCGACGGCCACTTCGTCTTGGCCACGCTCTCAGAGGCTGACGTGCACTCTCAGGCCCTGGGCTCCCCTGAGCTCTGCCAGCCAGGGCCCCAGCTCCAGGCTCACAG CACATCCCACCTGGACGACTTTGCCAATGACGACATTGACTCTTACATGATTGCCATGGAAACCACCGTGGGCAGTGAGGGTTCACGggcactgccctccctctccctgtcACCTGGCCCCCAGCCCCGCTGTAGCCCCAGCCCCCAGTCAGAGGAGGAAGATGAAGCCgagcccagcacagtgcctgggacTCCCCCACCAAAGAAG TTCCGCTCACTGTTCTTTGGCTCCATCCTGGCCCCCGTACATTCTCCCCAGGGCCCCAGCCCTGTGCTGGCTGAAGACAGCGAGGGTGAGGGCTGA
- the RAD9A gene encoding cell cycle checkpoint control protein RAD9A isoform X2: MRGRGRGWAGAVRGKSSRDPSCGRWVLVGTERSWSRALRVLARGHCRVSLRPQARPRVGAMGSVRCLVTGGNVKVFGRAVHSLSRLGDELYLEPLEDGLSLRTVNSSRSAYACFLFAPLFFQQYQAVVPGQDPLRCKVLMKSFLSVFRSLAMLEKTVEKCCISLNDRSSRLVVQLHCKYGVRKTHNLSFQDCESLQAVFDPALCSHMLRAPARVLGEAVMPFPPALAEVTLGICHGRRVSLRSYQEEEADSTVKAMVTEVSIGEEEFQQLQAQEGAAITFCLKEFRGLLSFAESANLSLSIHFDAPGRPAIFTIEDALLDGHFVLATLSEADVHSQALGSPELCQPGPQLQAHSTSHLDDFANDDIDSYMIAMETTVGSEGSRALPSLSLSPGPQPRCSPSPQSEEEDEAEPSTVPGTPPPKKFRSLFFGSILAPVHSPQGPSPVLAEDSEGEG, translated from the exons AtgagggggcgggggcggggctgggcaggggcgGTGCGCGGGAAGAGCTCCCGAGACCCCAGCTGCGGCCGCTGGGTCCTGGTGGGGACTGAGAGGTCCTGGTCGCGGGCCTTGAGGGTCCTCGCCCGGGGCCATTGTCGTGTGTCATTGCGGCCGCAGGCTAGGCCTCGGGTTGGAGCTATGGGCAGCGTGAGGTGTTTGGTCACCGGCGGCAACGTGAAGG TGTTCGGCAGAGCCGTCCACTCCTTGTCCCGTCTCGGGGACGAGCTCTACCTGGAACCCTTGGAGGACGGG CTCTCTCTCCGGACAGTGAACTCTTCCCGCTCTGCCTACGCCTGCTTCCTCTTCGCCCCACTTTTCTTCCAGCAGTACCAGGCAGTTGTCCCAGGTCAGGATCCCTTGCGCTGTAAGGTCCTGATGAAG TCATTCCTGTCTGTCTTCCGCTCGCTGGCAATGCTGGAGAAGACCGTGGAGAAATGTTGCATCTCCCTGAATGACAGGAGCAGCCGCCTGGTGGTCCAGCTCCACTGCAAGTATG GGGTGAGGAAGACTCATAACCTGTCCTTCCAGGATTGCGAGTCCCTGCAGGCTGTCTTCGACCCAGCCTTGTGCTCCCACATGCTCCGTGCCCCAGCCAG GGTCCTGGGGGAGGCTGTTATGCCCTTCCCCCCTGCACTGGCTGAAGTGACTCTGGGTATCTGCCACGGCCGCAGAGTCAGCCTGCGTAGCTATcaggaggaggaggcag ACAGCACGGTCAAAGCCATGGTGACAGAGGTGAGCATTGGAGAAGAGGAGTTCCAGCAGCTGCAGGCCCAAGAAGGGGCAGCCATCACCTTCTGCCTCAAGGAGTTCCGG GGGCTCCTGAGCTTTGCCGAGTCAGCAAATTTGTCTCTGAGCATTCACTTTGACGCCCCGGGCAG GCCTGCTATCTTCACTATCGAGGACGCCCTACTCGACGGCCACTTCGTCTTGGCCACGCTCTCAGAGGCTGACGTGCACTCTCAGGCCCTGGGCTCCCCTGAGCTCTGCCAGCCAGGGCCCCAGCTCCAGGCTCACAG CACATCCCACCTGGACGACTTTGCCAATGACGACATTGACTCTTACATGATTGCCATGGAAACCACCGTGGGCAGTGAGGGTTCACGggcactgccctccctctccctgtcACCTGGCCCCCAGCCCCGCTGTAGCCCCAGCCCCCAGTCAGAGGAGGAAGATGAAGCCgagcccagcacagtgcctgggacTCCCCCACCAAAGAAG TTCCGCTCACTGTTCTTTGGCTCCATCCTGGCCCCCGTACATTCTCCCCAGGGCCCCAGCCCTGTGCTGGCTGAAGACAGCGAGGGTGAGGGCTGA